One region of Daphnia pulicaria isolate SC F1-1A chromosome 7, SC_F0-13Bv2, whole genome shotgun sequence genomic DNA includes:
- the LOC124349810 gene encoding band 7 protein AGAP004871-like isoform X7, with protein sequence MGVQTVEVSSVNRPSTLLPPPLVLPPTTTESRSIAITASDVEKGATSADQWGKNMQRWRNDNIDIGKADPGGPGICAFILTLFSFLLILATFPLSLCFSVKVVQEYERAVIFRLGRLLKGGARGPGIFFIVPCIDTYRKVDLRTVSFDVPPQEILSRDSVTVAVDAVVYYRVQNPTIAVSNVENFSHSTRLLAATTLRNVLGTKNLAEILSERETISHTMQSSLDEATDPWGVKVERVEIKDVRLPVQLQRAMAAEAEAAREARAKVIAAEGEQKASRALRDAAEVIAESPAALQLRYLQTLNTISAEKNSTIIFPLPIDILKHFIKPGKVDKYDL encoded by the exons ATGGGAGTTCAAACTGTGGAAGTGTCGTCGGTCAATCGCCCAAGTACTTTGCTGCCGCCGCCATTAGTACTACCCCCGACGACGACGGAATCACGTTCAATTGCAATCACAGCCAGTGATGTAGAAAAAGGCGCCACCAGTGCTGATCAATGGGGCAAAAATATGCAGAGATGGCGCAACGATAACATTGACATCGGAAAAG CAGACCCTGGTGGACCTGGCATCTGTGCATTCATCTTGACACTCTTCTCGTTCCTGCTCATTCTGGCAACTTTCCCGCTCTCGCTATGCTTCTCTGTCAAG GTGGTTCAAGAGTACGAGCGAGCCGTTATTTTCCGCTTGGGTCGTCTGCTCAAAGGCGGAGCCCGAGGTCCCGGCATCTTCTTCATCGTTCCGTGCATCGATACTTACCGCAAAGTTGATCTTCGTACCGTCTCGTTCGACGTCCCACCGCAAGAG ATCTTGTCACGCGACTCCGTGACGGTGGCCGTCGACGCGGTCGTCTATTACCGCGTGCAAAATCCAACCATAGCCGTTTCCAATGTGGAAAATTTCAG CCACTCGACCCGCTTGCTGGCGGCCACGACACTTCGTAACGTCTTGGGTACGAAAAACTTGGCCGAAATCCTGTCGGAGCGCGAGACCATCTCTCATACAATGCAGAGCTCGTTGGACGAGGCCACCGACCCTTGGGGTGTTAAAGTCGAACGTGTCGAAAT TAAGGACGTTCGTTTGCCGGTGCAACTGCAACGTGCCATGGCTGCCGAAGCCGAGGCTGCGCGTGAAGCTCGCGCTAAAGTCATTGCCGCCGAGGGAGAACAGAAAGCCTCACGTGCTCTGAGGGATGCCGCTGAAGTCATTGCCGAATCGCCGGCCGCTCTTcag TTGCGCTACCTGCAAACGCTCAACACCATCTCGGCCGAGAAGAACTCGACCATCATATTTCCGTTGCCGATCGacattttgaaacatttcatcAAACCCGGCAAGGTCGACAAATACGACCTATGA
- the LOC124349810 gene encoding band 7 protein AGAP004871-like isoform X6, which yields MFALELASAPVTSSFSDRFGGGSAANGDEAGSSIPPEFRSKYSTSFADYPQPLSDPVRTRIWGPPVVRGSADPGGPGICAFILTLFSFLLILATFPLSLCFSVKVVQEYERAVIFRLGRLLKGGARGPGIFFIVPCIDTYRKVDLRTVSFDVPPQEILSRDSVTVAVDAVVYYRVQNPTIAVSNVENFSHSTRLLAATTLRNVLGTKNLAEILSERETISHTMQSSLDEATDPWGVKVERVEIKDVRLPVQLQRAMAAEAEAAREARAKVIAAEGEQKASRALRDAAEVIAESPAALQLRYLQTLNTISAEKNSTIIFPLPIDILKHFIKPGKVDKYDL from the exons ATGTTCGCCTTAGAGTTGGCATCGGCCCCCGTCACTTCGTCCTTTTCGGATCGTTTTGGCGGTGGAAGCGCAGCTAACGGAGATGAGGCGGGCTCGTCCATCCCACCCGAATTCAGGAGCAAGTACAGCACCTCCTTTGCCGATTACCCACAGCCGCTGTCGGACCCAGTCAGGACCAGAATTTGGGGGCCGCCTGTCGTTCGCGGATCAGCAG ACCCTGGTGGACCTGGCATCTGTGCATTCATCTTGACACTCTTCTCGTTCCTGCTCATTCTGGCAACTTTCCCGCTCTCGCTATGCTTCTCTGTCAAG GTGGTTCAAGAGTACGAGCGAGCCGTTATTTTCCGCTTGGGTCGTCTGCTCAAAGGCGGAGCCCGAGGTCCCGGCATCTTCTTCATCGTTCCGTGCATCGATACTTACCGCAAAGTTGATCTTCGTACCGTCTCGTTCGACGTCCCACCGCAAGAG ATCTTGTCACGCGACTCCGTGACGGTGGCCGTCGACGCGGTCGTCTATTACCGCGTGCAAAATCCAACCATAGCCGTTTCCAATGTGGAAAATTTCAG CCACTCGACCCGCTTGCTGGCGGCCACGACACTTCGTAACGTCTTGGGTACGAAAAACTTGGCCGAAATCCTGTCGGAGCGCGAGACCATCTCTCATACAATGCAGAGCTCGTTGGACGAGGCCACCGACCCTTGGGGTGTTAAAGTCGAACGTGTCGAAAT TAAGGACGTTCGTTTGCCGGTGCAACTGCAACGTGCCATGGCTGCCGAAGCCGAGGCTGCGCGTGAAGCTCGCGCTAAAGTCATTGCCGCCGAGGGAGAACAGAAAGCCTCACGTGCTCTGAGGGATGCCGCTGAAGTCATTGCCGAATCGCCGGCCGCTCTTcag TTGCGCTACCTGCAAACGCTCAACACCATCTCGGCCGAGAAGAACTCGACCATCATATTTCCGTTGCCGATCGacattttgaaacatttcatcAAACCCGGCAAGGTCGACAAATACGACCTATGA
- the LOC124349810 gene encoding band 7 protein AGAP004871-like isoform X2: MSTKKEMAKIDQMEAGSNKPKSADPVGYNINRAKGTSVTMGVQTVEVSSVNRPSTLLPPPLVLPPTTTESRSIAITASDVEKGATSADQWGKNMQRWRNDNIDIGKADPGGPGICAFILTLFSFLLILATFPLSLCFSVKVVQEYERAVIFRLGRLLKGGARGPGIFFIVPCIDTYRKVDLRTVSFDVPPQEVLSRDSVTVSVDAVVYYRVKNPIMATNNVEDYSHSTRLLAATTLRNVLGTKNLAEILSERETISHTMQSSLDEATDPWGVKVERVEIKDVRLPVQLQRAMAAEAEAAREARAKVIAAEGEQKASRALRDAAEVIAESPAALQLRYLQTLNTISAEKNSTIIFPLPIDILKHFIKPGKVDKYDL; encoded by the exons CGAAAGGAACATCTGTAACAATGGGAGTTCAAACTGTGGAAGTGTCGTCGGTCAATCGCCCAAGTACTTTGCTGCCGCCGCCATTAGTACTACCCCCGACGACGACGGAATCACGTTCAATTGCAATCACAGCCAGTGATGTAGAAAAAGGCGCCACCAGTGCTGATCAATGGGGCAAAAATATGCAGAGATGGCGCAACGATAACATTGACATCGGAAAAG CAGACCCTGGTGGACCTGGCATCTGTGCATTCATCTTGACACTCTTCTCGTTCCTGCTCATTCTGGCAACTTTCCCGCTCTCGCTATGCTTCTCTGTCAAG GTGGTTCAAGAGTACGAGCGAGCCGTTATTTTCCGCTTGGGTCGTCTGCTCAAAGGCGGAGCCCGAGGTCCCGGCATCTTCTTCATCGTTCCGTGCATCGATACTTACCGCAAAGTTGATCTTCGTACCGTCTCGTTCGACGTCCCACCGCAAGAG GTCTTGTCGCGTGACTCGGTCACGGTGAGCGTAGACGCCGTAGTCTACTACCGCGTCAAAAACCCCATCATGGCCACCAACAACGTCGAGGACTACAG CCACTCGACCCGCTTGCTGGCGGCCACGACACTTCGTAACGTCTTGGGTACGAAAAACTTGGCCGAAATCCTGTCGGAGCGCGAGACCATCTCTCATACAATGCAGAGCTCGTTGGACGAGGCCACCGACCCTTGGGGTGTTAAAGTCGAACGTGTCGAAAT TAAGGACGTTCGTTTGCCGGTGCAACTGCAACGTGCCATGGCTGCCGAAGCCGAGGCTGCGCGTGAAGCTCGCGCTAAAGTCATTGCCGCCGAGGGAGAACAGAAAGCCTCACGTGCTCTGAGGGATGCCGCTGAAGTCATTGCCGAATCGCCGGCCGCTCTTcag TTGCGCTACCTGCAAACGCTCAACACCATCTCGGCCGAGAAGAACTCGACCATCATATTTCCGTTGCCGATCGacattttgaaacatttcatcAAACCCGGCAAGGTCGACAAATACGACCTATGA
- the LOC124349810 gene encoding band 7 protein AGAP004871-like isoform X3: MSTKKEMAKIDQMEAGSNKPKSADPVGYNINRAKGTSVTMGVQTVEVSSVNRPSTLLPPPLVLPPTTTESRSIAITASDVEKGATSADQWGKNMQRWRNDNIDIGKDPGGPGICAFILTLFSFLLILATFPLSLCFSVKVVQEYERAVIFRLGRLLKGGARGPGIFFIVPCIDTYRKVDLRTVSFDVPPQEILSRDSVTVAVDAVVYYRVQNPTIAVSNVENFSHSTRLLAATTLRNVLGTKNLAEILSERETISHTMQSSLDEATDPWGVKVERVEIKDVRLPVQLQRAMAAEAEAAREARAKVIAAEGEQKASRALRDAAEVIAESPAALQLRYLQTLNTISAEKNSTIIFPLPIDILKHFIKPGKVDKYDL; this comes from the exons CGAAAGGAACATCTGTAACAATGGGAGTTCAAACTGTGGAAGTGTCGTCGGTCAATCGCCCAAGTACTTTGCTGCCGCCGCCATTAGTACTACCCCCGACGACGACGGAATCACGTTCAATTGCAATCACAGCCAGTGATGTAGAAAAAGGCGCCACCAGTGCTGATCAATGGGGCAAAAATATGCAGAGATGGCGCAACGATAACATTGACATCGGAAAAG ACCCTGGTGGACCTGGCATCTGTGCATTCATCTTGACACTCTTCTCGTTCCTGCTCATTCTGGCAACTTTCCCGCTCTCGCTATGCTTCTCTGTCAAG GTGGTTCAAGAGTACGAGCGAGCCGTTATTTTCCGCTTGGGTCGTCTGCTCAAAGGCGGAGCCCGAGGTCCCGGCATCTTCTTCATCGTTCCGTGCATCGATACTTACCGCAAAGTTGATCTTCGTACCGTCTCGTTCGACGTCCCACCGCAAGAG ATCTTGTCACGCGACTCCGTGACGGTGGCCGTCGACGCGGTCGTCTATTACCGCGTGCAAAATCCAACCATAGCCGTTTCCAATGTGGAAAATTTCAG CCACTCGACCCGCTTGCTGGCGGCCACGACACTTCGTAACGTCTTGGGTACGAAAAACTTGGCCGAAATCCTGTCGGAGCGCGAGACCATCTCTCATACAATGCAGAGCTCGTTGGACGAGGCCACCGACCCTTGGGGTGTTAAAGTCGAACGTGTCGAAAT TAAGGACGTTCGTTTGCCGGTGCAACTGCAACGTGCCATGGCTGCCGAAGCCGAGGCTGCGCGTGAAGCTCGCGCTAAAGTCATTGCCGCCGAGGGAGAACAGAAAGCCTCACGTGCTCTGAGGGATGCCGCTGAAGTCATTGCCGAATCGCCGGCCGCTCTTcag TTGCGCTACCTGCAAACGCTCAACACCATCTCGGCCGAGAAGAACTCGACCATCATATTTCCGTTGCCGATCGacattttgaaacatttcatcAAACCCGGCAAGGTCGACAAATACGACCTATGA
- the LOC124349810 gene encoding band 7 protein AGAP004871-like isoform X1, translated as MSTKKEMAKIDQMEAGSNKPKSADPVGYNINRAKGTSVTMGVQTVEVSSVNRPSTLLPPPLVLPPTTTESRSIAITASDVEKGATSADQWGKNMQRWRNDNIDIGKADPGGPGICAFILTLFSFLLILATFPLSLCFSVKVVQEYERAVIFRLGRLLKGGARGPGIFFIVPCIDTYRKVDLRTVSFDVPPQEILSRDSVTVAVDAVVYYRVQNPTIAVSNVENFSHSTRLLAATTLRNVLGTKNLAEILSERETISHTMQSSLDEATDPWGVKVERVEIKDVRLPVQLQRAMAAEAEAAREARAKVIAAEGEQKASRALRDAAEVIAESPAALQLRYLQTLNTISAEKNSTIIFPLPIDILKHFIKPGKVDKYDL; from the exons CGAAAGGAACATCTGTAACAATGGGAGTTCAAACTGTGGAAGTGTCGTCGGTCAATCGCCCAAGTACTTTGCTGCCGCCGCCATTAGTACTACCCCCGACGACGACGGAATCACGTTCAATTGCAATCACAGCCAGTGATGTAGAAAAAGGCGCCACCAGTGCTGATCAATGGGGCAAAAATATGCAGAGATGGCGCAACGATAACATTGACATCGGAAAAG CAGACCCTGGTGGACCTGGCATCTGTGCATTCATCTTGACACTCTTCTCGTTCCTGCTCATTCTGGCAACTTTCCCGCTCTCGCTATGCTTCTCTGTCAAG GTGGTTCAAGAGTACGAGCGAGCCGTTATTTTCCGCTTGGGTCGTCTGCTCAAAGGCGGAGCCCGAGGTCCCGGCATCTTCTTCATCGTTCCGTGCATCGATACTTACCGCAAAGTTGATCTTCGTACCGTCTCGTTCGACGTCCCACCGCAAGAG ATCTTGTCACGCGACTCCGTGACGGTGGCCGTCGACGCGGTCGTCTATTACCGCGTGCAAAATCCAACCATAGCCGTTTCCAATGTGGAAAATTTCAG CCACTCGACCCGCTTGCTGGCGGCCACGACACTTCGTAACGTCTTGGGTACGAAAAACTTGGCCGAAATCCTGTCGGAGCGCGAGACCATCTCTCATACAATGCAGAGCTCGTTGGACGAGGCCACCGACCCTTGGGGTGTTAAAGTCGAACGTGTCGAAAT TAAGGACGTTCGTTTGCCGGTGCAACTGCAACGTGCCATGGCTGCCGAAGCCGAGGCTGCGCGTGAAGCTCGCGCTAAAGTCATTGCCGCCGAGGGAGAACAGAAAGCCTCACGTGCTCTGAGGGATGCCGCTGAAGTCATTGCCGAATCGCCGGCCGCTCTTcag TTGCGCTACCTGCAAACGCTCAACACCATCTCGGCCGAGAAGAACTCGACCATCATATTTCCGTTGCCGATCGacattttgaaacatttcatcAAACCCGGCAAGGTCGACAAATACGACCTATGA
- the LOC124349810 gene encoding band 7 protein AGAP004871-like isoform X4 — MGPIDPEGSDTKAIVTGSLSSGSSSPNMAASAPVMPRSDERPVVTTITITGVDGTQQTNDEAAASLVPLQMPDVAHSPPSGYSSVYVTNRMNNIQLGADPGGPGICAFILTLFSFLLILATFPLSLCFSVKVVQEYERAVIFRLGRLLKGGARGPGIFFIVPCIDTYRKVDLRTVSFDVPPQEILSRDSVTVAVDAVVYYRVQNPTIAVSNVENFSHSTRLLAATTLRNVLGTKNLAEILSERETISHTMQSSLDEATDPWGVKVERVEIKDVRLPVQLQRAMAAEAEAAREARAKVIAAEGEQKASRALRDAAEVIAESPAALQLRYLQTLNTISAEKNSTIIFPLPIDILKHFIKPGKVDKYDL; from the exons ATGGGACCGATTGATCCGGAAGGAAGCGATACGAAAGCTATTGTAACTGGCTCTCTCTCATCGGGTTCTTCATCTCCAAACATGGCGGCTTCGGCTCCGGTGATGCCGAGGAGCGATGAGAGACCTGTGGTGACCACAATTACGATCACGGGTGTGGATGGAACGCAGCAAACTAATGACGAGGCGGCTGCTTCGCTAGTTCCGCTTCAGATGCCCGATGTCGCTCACTCTCCACCAAGCGGTTACTCTTCCGTCTACGTCACTAATAGGATGAATAACATTCAATTAGGAG CAGACCCTGGTGGACCTGGCATCTGTGCATTCATCTTGACACTCTTCTCGTTCCTGCTCATTCTGGCAACTTTCCCGCTCTCGCTATGCTTCTCTGTCAAG GTGGTTCAAGAGTACGAGCGAGCCGTTATTTTCCGCTTGGGTCGTCTGCTCAAAGGCGGAGCCCGAGGTCCCGGCATCTTCTTCATCGTTCCGTGCATCGATACTTACCGCAAAGTTGATCTTCGTACCGTCTCGTTCGACGTCCCACCGCAAGAG ATCTTGTCACGCGACTCCGTGACGGTGGCCGTCGACGCGGTCGTCTATTACCGCGTGCAAAATCCAACCATAGCCGTTTCCAATGTGGAAAATTTCAG CCACTCGACCCGCTTGCTGGCGGCCACGACACTTCGTAACGTCTTGGGTACGAAAAACTTGGCCGAAATCCTGTCGGAGCGCGAGACCATCTCTCATACAATGCAGAGCTCGTTGGACGAGGCCACCGACCCTTGGGGTGTTAAAGTCGAACGTGTCGAAAT TAAGGACGTTCGTTTGCCGGTGCAACTGCAACGTGCCATGGCTGCCGAAGCCGAGGCTGCGCGTGAAGCTCGCGCTAAAGTCATTGCCGCCGAGGGAGAACAGAAAGCCTCACGTGCTCTGAGGGATGCCGCTGAAGTCATTGCCGAATCGCCGGCCGCTCTTcag TTGCGCTACCTGCAAACGCTCAACACCATCTCGGCCGAGAAGAACTCGACCATCATATTTCCGTTGCCGATCGacattttgaaacatttcatcAAACCCGGCAAGGTCGACAAATACGACCTATGA
- the LOC124349810 gene encoding mechanosensory protein 2-like isoform X9, with amino-acid sequence MWKSVKETCRENGLASDPGGPGICAFILTLFSFLLILATFPLSLCFSVKVVQEYERAVIFRLGRLLKGGARGPGIFFIVPCIDTYRKVDLRTVSFDVPPQEILSRDSVTVAVDAVVYYRVQNPTIAVSNVENFSHSTRLLAATTLRNVLGTKNLAEILSERETISHTMQSSLDEATDPWGVKVERVEIKDVRLPVQLQRAMAAEAEAAREARAKVIAAEGEQKASRALRDAAEVIAESPAALQLRYLQTLNTISAEKNSTIIFPLPIDILKHFIKPGKVDKYDL; translated from the exons ATGTGGAAAAGCGTCAAAGAAACTTGCCGTGAAAACGGACTGGCTT CAGACCCTGGTGGACCTGGCATCTGTGCATTCATCTTGACACTCTTCTCGTTCCTGCTCATTCTGGCAACTTTCCCGCTCTCGCTATGCTTCTCTGTCAAG GTGGTTCAAGAGTACGAGCGAGCCGTTATTTTCCGCTTGGGTCGTCTGCTCAAAGGCGGAGCCCGAGGTCCCGGCATCTTCTTCATCGTTCCGTGCATCGATACTTACCGCAAAGTTGATCTTCGTACCGTCTCGTTCGACGTCCCACCGCAAGAG ATCTTGTCACGCGACTCCGTGACGGTGGCCGTCGACGCGGTCGTCTATTACCGCGTGCAAAATCCAACCATAGCCGTTTCCAATGTGGAAAATTTCAG CCACTCGACCCGCTTGCTGGCGGCCACGACACTTCGTAACGTCTTGGGTACGAAAAACTTGGCCGAAATCCTGTCGGAGCGCGAGACCATCTCTCATACAATGCAGAGCTCGTTGGACGAGGCCACCGACCCTTGGGGTGTTAAAGTCGAACGTGTCGAAAT TAAGGACGTTCGTTTGCCGGTGCAACTGCAACGTGCCATGGCTGCCGAAGCCGAGGCTGCGCGTGAAGCTCGCGCTAAAGTCATTGCCGCCGAGGGAGAACAGAAAGCCTCACGTGCTCTGAGGGATGCCGCTGAAGTCATTGCCGAATCGCCGGCCGCTCTTcag TTGCGCTACCTGCAAACGCTCAACACCATCTCGGCCGAGAAGAACTCGACCATCATATTTCCGTTGCCGATCGacattttgaaacatttcatcAAACCCGGCAAGGTCGACAAATACGACCTATGA
- the LOC124349810 gene encoding band 7 protein AGAP004871-like isoform X5 has protein sequence MFALELASAPVTSSFSDRFGGGSAANGDEAGSSIPPEFRSKYSTSFADYPQPLSDPVRTRIWGPPVVRGSAADPGGPGICAFILTLFSFLLILATFPLSLCFSVKVVQEYERAVIFRLGRLLKGGARGPGIFFIVPCIDTYRKVDLRTVSFDVPPQEILSRDSVTVAVDAVVYYRVQNPTIAVSNVENFSHSTRLLAATTLRNVLGTKNLAEILSERETISHTMQSSLDEATDPWGVKVERVEIKDVRLPVQLQRAMAAEAEAAREARAKVIAAEGEQKASRALRDAAEVIAESPAALQLRYLQTLNTISAEKNSTIIFPLPIDILKHFIKPGKVDKYDL, from the exons ATGTTCGCCTTAGAGTTGGCATCGGCCCCCGTCACTTCGTCCTTTTCGGATCGTTTTGGCGGTGGAAGCGCAGCTAACGGAGATGAGGCGGGCTCGTCCATCCCACCCGAATTCAGGAGCAAGTACAGCACCTCCTTTGCCGATTACCCACAGCCGCTGTCGGACCCAGTCAGGACCAGAATTTGGGGGCCGCCTGTCGTTCGCGGATCAGCAG CAGACCCTGGTGGACCTGGCATCTGTGCATTCATCTTGACACTCTTCTCGTTCCTGCTCATTCTGGCAACTTTCCCGCTCTCGCTATGCTTCTCTGTCAAG GTGGTTCAAGAGTACGAGCGAGCCGTTATTTTCCGCTTGGGTCGTCTGCTCAAAGGCGGAGCCCGAGGTCCCGGCATCTTCTTCATCGTTCCGTGCATCGATACTTACCGCAAAGTTGATCTTCGTACCGTCTCGTTCGACGTCCCACCGCAAGAG ATCTTGTCACGCGACTCCGTGACGGTGGCCGTCGACGCGGTCGTCTATTACCGCGTGCAAAATCCAACCATAGCCGTTTCCAATGTGGAAAATTTCAG CCACTCGACCCGCTTGCTGGCGGCCACGACACTTCGTAACGTCTTGGGTACGAAAAACTTGGCCGAAATCCTGTCGGAGCGCGAGACCATCTCTCATACAATGCAGAGCTCGTTGGACGAGGCCACCGACCCTTGGGGTGTTAAAGTCGAACGTGTCGAAAT TAAGGACGTTCGTTTGCCGGTGCAACTGCAACGTGCCATGGCTGCCGAAGCCGAGGCTGCGCGTGAAGCTCGCGCTAAAGTCATTGCCGCCGAGGGAGAACAGAAAGCCTCACGTGCTCTGAGGGATGCCGCTGAAGTCATTGCCGAATCGCCGGCCGCTCTTcag TTGCGCTACCTGCAAACGCTCAACACCATCTCGGCCGAGAAGAACTCGACCATCATATTTCCGTTGCCGATCGacattttgaaacatttcatcAAACCCGGCAAGGTCGACAAATACGACCTATGA